From the Cryptomeria japonica chromosome 2, Sugi_1.0, whole genome shotgun sequence genome, one window contains:
- the LOC131065252 gene encoding plasma membrane ATPase 4, with amino-acid sequence MESDETKPLLPEDFNTDMVDLARVPLEEVFEQLRTSRSGLTTEDGEARLQIFGPNKLEEKTENKFLKFLSFMWNPLSWVMEAAAIMAIALANGGGEAPDWQDFIGIVCLLILNSTISFIEENNAGNAAAALMASLAPKTKVLRDGQWQEQDAAILVPGDVISIKLGDIVPADARLLEGDPLKIDQSALTGESLPVTKKTGDEVFSGSTCKQGEIEAVVIATGVHTFFGKAAHLVDSTEVVGHFQKVLTAIGNFCICSIAVGMVLEIIVMYPIQHRSYRSGINNLLVLLIGGIPIAMPTVLSVTLAIGSHRLSQQGAITKRMTAIEEMAGMDVLCSDKTGTLTLNRLTVDKNLIEVFHKDMDKDTVVLLAARASRIENQDAIDAAIVNMLADPREARANITEVHFFPFNPVDKRTAITYIDSDGIWYRASKGAPEQILDLCVEKAEIADRVHAIIDKFAERGLRSLAVAIQTVPEQSKESPGDPWRFCGLLPLFDPPRHDSAETIRRALKLGVCVKMITGDQLAIAKETGRRLGMGTNMYPSSSLLGHVKDEVTEVLPVDELIEKADGFAGVFPEHKYEIVKKLQERKHICGMTGDGVNDAPALKKADIGIAVADATDAARGAADIVLTEPGLSVIVSAVLTSRAIFQRMKNYTIYAVSITIRIVLGFMLLALIWEYDFPPFMILIIAILNDGTIMTISQDRVRPSPGPDSWKLNEIFATGVVIGSYLALITVLFYWTVTNTTFFETHFHVKSISSNNEQVTAAIYLQVSIISQALIFVTRSQGWSFTERPGTLLMCAFVLAQLVATLIAVYAHWGFASIKGAGWGWAGVIWLYSVVFYVPLDIIKFAVRYSLSGEAWALVFERKTAFTTKKDYGKEDREAKWAIAQRTLHGLVNPEATTYGRRSSMIAEQARRRAEIARLREVHTLKGHVESVVRLKGLNINAIQQAYTV; translated from the exons ATGGAGTCCGATGAGACAAAACCTCTGCTTCCAGAGGATTTCAACACAGATATGGTTGATCTG GCACGAGTGCCTTTGGAAGAAGTATTTGAGCAACTGAGAACCTCCAGATCAGGACTGACAACCGAAGATGGAGAGGCTCGTCTGCAAATTTTTGGACCCAACAAGTTAGAGGAGAAAACT GAAAACAAGTTTTTGAAGTTTCTTAGTTTTATGTGGAACCCTCTGTCTTGGGTCATGGAAGCTGCAGCAATCATGGCTATTGCTCTTGCTAATGGTGGG GGCGAAGCTCCTGACTGGCAAGATTTTATTGGAATTGTCTGTCTGTTGATATTAAATTCAACAATCAGTTTTATAGAGGAAAACAATGCAGGCAATGCAGCAGCTGCTCTCATGGCCAGTTTAGCTCCAAAAACTAAG GTTCTTCGAGATGGGCAATGGCAGGAACAAGATGCTGCAATTTTGGTTCCAGGAGATGTTATTAGCATAAAGCTCGGAGATATTGTTCCTGCAGATGCTCGTTTGCTTGAAGGTGATCCTTTAAAAATTGATCAG TCGGCCCTGACTGGCGAATCTCTTCCAGTGACAAAGAAGACAGGGGATGAAGTCTTTTCTGGCTCAACATGTAAACAAGGAGAAATTGAGGCTGTTGTAATCGCTACTGGTGTTCATACATTCTTTGGAAAAGCTGCCCATCTTGTTGATTCAACAGAAGTTGTTGGGCATTTTCAAAAG GTCCTTACAGCAATTGGTAACTTCTGCATTTGTTCAATAGCTGTTGGTATGGTTTTGGAGATCATAGTCATGTATCCTATCCAGCATCGCTCTTACAGAAGTGGAATCAACAATCTCCTGGTTTTGCTAATTGGTGGAATCCCCATTGCCATGCCAACTGTTCTGTCGGTCACTTTGGCAATAGGTTCTCACCGTCTGTCCCAACAG GGTGCAATTACAAAGAGAATGACTGCAATTGAAGAAATGGCTGGAATGGATGTTCTTTGCAGTGACAAGACTGGAACTCTTACTCTAAATCGTCTAACTGTGGACAAAAATCTTATTGAG GTATTCCACAAGGATATGGATAAGGATACAGTGGTCTTACTTGCAGCAAGAGCTTCTAGAATTGAGAATCAAGATGCTATTGATGCTGCCATTGTAAATATGCTTGCCGATCCTAGAGAG GCACGAGCAAATATCACCGAAGTTCATTTTTTCCCTTTTAATCCGGTTGACAAACGAACGGCCATTACCTATATTGATTCTGATGGAATATGGTATCGTGCCAGCAAAGGAGCTCCAGAGCAG ATTCTTGATTTGTGTGTGGAGAAAGCTGAGATTGCTGACAGAGTACATGCAATAATTGACAAGTTTGCGGAGCGAGGATTGCGTTCCTTAGCTGTTGCAATTCAG ACTGTGCCTGAGCAAAGCAAAGAAAGCCCCGGGGATCCTTGGAGGTTTTGTGGATTGTTGCCACTATTTGATCCTCCCCGACATGACAGCGCTGAAACAATCCGCAGAGCTCTTAAGCTTGGTGTCTGCGTGAAAATGATTACGG GAGATCAACTAGCAATCGCTAAAGAGACTGGTAGGCGTCTCGGGATGGGAACAAATATGTATCCATCATCGTCATTGCTTGGCCATGTAAAAGATGAAGTTACGGAAGTATTGCCTGTGGACGAGCTGATCGAGAAGGCTGATGGATTTGCTGGTGTCTTTCCTG AACACAAATATGAAATCGTGAAAAAACTTCAGGAGAGAAAACACATATGTGGGATGACAGGTGATGGAGTCAATGATGCTCCCGCCTTGAAAAAGGCAGACATTGGAATTGCAGTGGCAGATGCCACCGATGCTGCCAGGGGTGCAGCTGACATTGTTTTAACAGAACCTGGATTGAGTGTCATTGTCAGTGCTGTGCTTACAAGCCGTGCCATATTCCAAAGGATGAAGAATTATACG ATTTATGCAGTATCTATTACTATTCGTATTGTG CTTGGTTTCATGCTACTGGCCCTCATatgggaatatgattttcctcccTTCATGATCTTGATCATAGCTATTCTTAATGACG GTACCATCATGACAATCTCACAAGACAGAGTAAGACCATCACCAGGGCCTGACAGCTGGAAACTAAATGAAATATTTGCAACAGGAGTAGTAATTGGCAGTTACCTTGCACTGATAACTGTGCTGTTCTACTGGACTGTAACAAACACAACATTCTTTGAG ACACATTTCCATGTGAAATCAATAAGTAGTAACAATGAACAAGTTACTGCTGCTATTTATTTACAAGTCAGCATAATCAGCCAAGCCCTTATTTTTGTCACACGTTCTCAAGGCTGGTCCTTTACGGAACGTCCTGGGACTCTCCTTATGTGTGCTTTTGTGCTAGCTCAACTG GTTGCAACATTGATAGCAGTATATGCACATTGGGGGTTTGCTTCCATAAAAGGTGCAGGATGGGGATGGGCTGGAGTAATTTGGCTTTATAGTGTGGTTTTTTACGTACCTCTGGATATCATAAAGTTTGCAGTCCGTTACAGCCTCAGTGGAGAAGCTTGGGCATTGGTATTTGAGAGGAAG ACCGCATTCACCACAAAGAAAGACTACGGAAAAGAGGATAGAGAAGCCAAATGGGCAATTGCTCAGA